A section of the Microcoleus sp. FACHB-831 genome encodes:
- the rplE gene encoding 50S ribosomal protein L5: MAQRLKSIYQETLVPKLMEQFKYTNIHQVPKVVKVTINRGLGEASSNAKALESSITEIGRIAGQKPVVTRAKKAIAGFKIRQGMPVGVMVTLRSDRMYAFLDRLISLALPRIRDFRGVSPKSFDGHGNYSLGIREQLIFPEIEYDSIDQIRGMDVSIITTAKTDEEGRALLKEMGMPFRDS, encoded by the coding sequence ATGGCACAACGACTGAAATCGATATATCAAGAGACGCTTGTCCCCAAACTGATGGAGCAGTTTAAATACACAAACATCCATCAAGTACCGAAGGTAGTGAAAGTTACGATCAACAGGGGCTTGGGTGAAGCGTCTTCTAACGCCAAAGCGCTGGAATCTTCTATAACCGAAATTGGCCGGATCGCAGGTCAAAAACCAGTAGTGACGCGAGCCAAAAAAGCGATCGCGGGTTTCAAGATCCGCCAAGGTATGCCAGTGGGCGTCATGGTAACACTGCGAAGCGATCGGATGTATGCCTTTCTCGACCGCCTAATTAGCTTGGCACTGCCTCGGATTCGTGACTTTCGCGGCGTCAGTCCGAAAAGCTTTGACGGTCACGGAAACTACAGCTTAGGCATTAGAGAGCAGCTTATTTTTCCAGAAATAGAGTACGACAGCATCGATCAAATTCGAGGCATGGATGTCTCCATCATCACAACGGCAAAGACGGACGAAGAGGGACGCGCCTTACTCAAAGAAATGGGTATGCCCTTCCGGGATAGCTGA
- the rpmC gene encoding 50S ribosomal protein L29 — protein MPLPKIEDARNLNDAQLADEILAAKRQLFELRMQQATRRLEKPHQFKHAKHRLAQLMTVEGERRQAAASSETESVTQPDAKDEE, from the coding sequence ATGCCTCTGCCCAAGATAGAAGATGCCAGAAACTTAAACGACGCACAACTGGCTGATGAGATTTTAGCTGCCAAGCGTCAGTTGTTTGAATTGCGGATGCAGCAAGCAACTCGACGTTTGGAAAAGCCGCACCAGTTTAAACATGCCAAACATCGTCTGGCGCAGTTGATGACTGTGGAAGGAGAGCGGCGGCAAGCTGCGGCTTCTTCTGAGACAGAGAGCGTTACACAACCTGATGCAAAAGACGAGGAGTAG
- the rplF gene encoding 50S ribosomal protein L6, with product MSRIGKRPINIPAKVEVAIDGQQVAIKGPKGQLSRILPAEVTVEQEGSTILVKAKNDSRPARQRHGLSRTLVSNMVEGVSTGFQRRLEIQGVGYRAQVQGRNLILNVGYSHQVQIEPPEGVQLAVENNTNVIVSGIDKEIVGNTAAKIRAVRPPEVYKGKGIRYAGEVVRRKAGKAGKK from the coding sequence ATGTCTCGTATTGGCAAGCGCCCCATTAACATCCCGGCTAAGGTAGAAGTTGCTATTGATGGGCAACAAGTTGCAATTAAAGGTCCTAAAGGTCAACTTTCCAGGATTCTACCAGCTGAGGTGACAGTAGAGCAGGAAGGCTCCACCATACTGGTGAAAGCCAAAAATGACTCCCGGCCTGCCCGCCAGCGTCACGGCTTGTCTCGCACCCTGGTATCAAACATGGTCGAAGGCGTGTCTACAGGATTTCAGCGGCGTTTGGAAATTCAAGGGGTCGGTTATAGAGCGCAGGTTCAAGGCCGCAATCTGATCTTGAATGTCGGTTACAGCCACCAGGTTCAAATTGAACCCCCCGAAGGCGTCCAGTTGGCGGTGGAAAACAACACCAACGTGATTGTCAGCGGCATTGATAAAGAAATCGTAGGGAACACAGCCGCCAAAATCCGTGCTGTCCGTCCACCGGAAGTTTACAAGGGTAAAGGTATCCGCTACGCCGGTGAAGTGGTTAGACGTAAAGCTGGTAAGGCAGGTAAGAAGTAA
- the rplR gene encoding 50S ribosomal protein L18 has translation MKVSRRESIRIRHRRVRGKVDGTADRPRLAVFRSNQHIYAQVIDDQKQHTLAAASTLEPEVKSQLTTGASCEASAQVGKLIAQRSLEQGIQKVVFDRGGNLYHGRVKALAEAAREAGLDF, from the coding sequence ATGAAGGTTAGTCGTAGAGAATCAATTCGGATTCGACATCGGCGGGTGCGCGGCAAGGTAGACGGGACAGCAGACCGTCCAAGGCTAGCAGTGTTTCGCTCGAACCAGCACATTTATGCCCAGGTTATTGACGACCAAAAGCAGCATACTTTGGCTGCTGCCTCCACTCTGGAACCAGAGGTAAAGTCGCAATTAACAACGGGAGCAAGCTGTGAAGCATCAGCCCAGGTGGGCAAGTTGATTGCACAGCGATCGCTCGAGCAAGGAATTCAAAAAGTCGTCTTTGACCGGGGCGGCAACTTATACCACGGTCGCGTAAAAGCTTTAGCGGAGGCAGCTCGAGAAGCTGGTTTAGATTTCTAA
- the secY gene encoding preprotein translocase subunit SecY, which produces MVVSRDKAPTAQETFMQMAQAAGLRGRLLVTIGLLILIRLGIHIPVPGINRAQLGQDLQTNQLVGFLDIFSGGGLSAVGIFALGILPYINASIIIQLLTAAIPSLEKLQKDEGEAGRRKISQITRYVSLVWAVIQSGVITTTLLQRYAINGGGPLFVASTALALTAGSMFVMWVSELITERGIGNGASLLIFLNIVATLPTSLGKTIEQAQNSDREFVGRVIILLLVFLIMIVGIVFVQEGTRRIPIVSARRQVGRRLYRERNSYLPLRLNQGGVMPIIFASSVLVLPSFLEQVTKNSKNEVVANLHQVIVQVSSNYLNPNGQTPWIYATVYLVLIVFFSYFYSSLIVNPVDLSQNLKKMGASIPGIRPGKATTDYVERVLNRLTFLGAIFLGLVAIIPTAIEGVIRVTTFRGLAATSLLILVGVAIDTAKQIQTYVISQRYEGMVKQ; this is translated from the coding sequence ATGGTCGTAAGTCGAGACAAAGCCCCAACAGCTCAAGAGACTTTTATGCAGATGGCTCAAGCAGCTGGCCTTCGCGGTCGGCTGCTTGTCACCATCGGCTTGCTAATTTTGATTCGCCTTGGCATTCATATACCAGTCCCCGGAATTAACCGCGCTCAGCTAGGGCAAGATCTTCAAACTAACCAACTGGTTGGTTTTTTAGACATTTTCTCTGGAGGCGGCCTCTCCGCTGTGGGCATTTTTGCTCTGGGAATTTTGCCATATATTAATGCCTCCATCATTATCCAGCTTTTGACTGCGGCCATCCCCTCTTTGGAAAAATTGCAGAAGGATGAAGGTGAGGCAGGACGGCGAAAAATTTCTCAGATAACTCGGTATGTATCGCTGGTTTGGGCCGTAATTCAAAGTGGTGTTATTACCACTACCTTGCTACAGCGGTATGCAATAAATGGCGGAGGACCGTTATTTGTTGCTTCAACAGCGCTGGCTCTGACAGCAGGATCCATGTTTGTTATGTGGGTGTCGGAGCTGATTACAGAGCGAGGGATTGGTAACGGCGCATCCTTGTTGATTTTTCTAAATATTGTTGCTACTCTGCCCACATCTCTGGGCAAAACTATCGAACAGGCTCAGAACAGCGATCGCGAGTTCGTGGGTAGGGTAATTATCCTGCTACTGGTTTTCCTCATCATGATTGTGGGGATTGTCTTTGTGCAAGAAGGAACCAGACGAATTCCTATTGTTTCTGCACGCCGTCAGGTAGGTCGTCGTCTATATCGGGAGCGCAATAGCTATCTGCCGCTGCGGCTAAACCAAGGTGGAGTTATGCCCATTATTTTTGCATCTTCAGTCCTAGTTCTACCTAGTTTTTTAGAACAGGTTACAAAGAACAGCAAAAATGAAGTAGTAGCGAATCTCCATCAAGTTATAGTCCAGGTTTCTAGTAATTATTTGAACCCAAACGGTCAGACACCCTGGATATATGCAACGGTTTACCTAGTATTGATTGTGTTCTTCAGCTATTTCTACTCCTCGCTGATTGTTAACCCAGTCGATTTGTCGCAGAACCTGAAGAAGATGGGAGCAAGCATTCCCGGAATTCGTCCGGGTAAAGCCACTACTGACTATGTGGAGCGCGTATTGAATCGCCTGACGTTCTTGGGTGCTATATTTTTGGGTTTGGTGGCCATCATCCCAACAGCTATCGAAGGAGTCATCCGTGTAACGACATTTAGGGGTTTGGCAGCTACTTCTTTATTGATTCTGGTTGGCGTCGCAATTGATACAGCCAAACAAATTCAAACTTACGTTATCTCGCAGCGCTACGAAGGAATGGTCAAACAGTAG
- the rplO gene encoding 50S ribosomal protein L15, producing MKLDNLQPKKGSTKRRRRVGRGIAAGQGASAGLGMRGQKSRSGAGTRPGFEGGQLPLYRRLPKLKHFTVINRKQYTTINVGKLASLPANTDVTLASLIKAKIITTNDGPLKILGDGDLNVSLNVKAAAFTAGARNKIEAAGGSCEVIEESASQKPE from the coding sequence ATGAAATTAGATAATCTTCAGCCTAAAAAAGGCTCAACAAAGCGCCGCCGCCGTGTAGGTAGGGGTATTGCAGCAGGTCAAGGTGCCAGCGCAGGTTTAGGGATGCGCGGACAAAAGTCGAGATCGGGGGCAGGTACGCGCCCTGGCTTTGAAGGGGGTCAACTTCCGCTGTATCGGCGTCTGCCCAAGTTAAAGCACTTTACTGTCATCAATCGCAAACAATACACTACGATCAACGTAGGTAAGCTGGCTTCACTCCCGGCTAATACAGATGTTACCCTAGCTTCGTTGATAAAGGCCAAAATTATTACAACAAATGATGGCCCTCTCAAGATTCTTGGTGACGGAGATCTAAATGTGAGTCTGAACGTGAAAGCAGCTGCTTTCACCGCTGGTGCTCGCAACAAGATTGAGGCAGCGGGTGGGAGCTGTGAAGTAATCGAGGAGTCTGCAAGCCAGAAGCCAGAATGA
- the rplP gene encoding 50S ribosomal protein L16 → MLSPRRTKFRKQQRGRMAGLATRGNNLNFGEFGLQSTEPAWITSRQIEASRRAMTRYIRRGGKIWIRIFPDKPVTMRPAETRMGSGKGSPEFWVAVVKPGRVLFEISGVSEETAREAMRLASQKLPIKTKFITREEEQS, encoded by the coding sequence ATGTTAAGTCCCAGAAGAACTAAATTCCGCAAACAACAGCGCGGGCGTATGGCTGGCCTAGCCACTCGCGGTAACAACCTTAACTTTGGTGAGTTTGGTCTCCAGTCCACAGAACCCGCCTGGATTACCTCGCGCCAAATTGAAGCCAGCCGTCGAGCGATGACCCGTTATATTCGTCGGGGTGGAAAAATCTGGATTCGCATTTTCCCGGATAAACCCGTTACCATGCGTCCTGCTGAAACGCGGATGGGATCTGGTAAAGGCTCGCCAGAGTTTTGGGTGGCTGTAGTTAAACCGGGGCGCGTGTTGTTTGAAATTTCCGGAGTTTCCGAAGAAACCGCGAGAGAGGCCATGCGCTTGGCTTCACAAAAGTTGCCGATTAAGACGAAGTTTATCACTCGTGAAGAGGAACAGTCGTAG
- the rpsQ gene encoding 30S ribosomal protein S17, translating to MPVKERVGLVVSDKMNKTVVVAVENRSPDPKYGKIVVRTKRYKAHDEANECKEGDRVRIQETRPLSRTKRWIVAEILK from the coding sequence ATGCCAGTTAAAGAAAGAGTGGGTCTGGTTGTAAGCGACAAGATGAATAAGACAGTCGTAGTGGCGGTGGAAAACCGTTCTCCAGACCCCAAGTACGGAAAAATTGTGGTGCGTACCAAGCGATACAAAGCTCACGACGAGGCAAATGAGTGCAAAGAGGGCGATCGCGTCCGCATTCAGGAAACGCGCCCCCTAAGTCGTACCAAGCGTTGGATCGTTGCGGAAATCCTCAAATAA
- the rpsC gene encoding 30S ribosomal protein S3, translated as MGQKIHPIGFRLGITQEHRSRWYADAKRYPELLQEDHKIRQFVERTLSNAGIAAVRIERKADQIDLEIHTARPGVVVGRGGAGIEQLRAGLVQELGSGSRQIRINVVEVQRVDADAGLIAEYIAQQLERRVSFRRVVRQAIQRAQRAEVQGIKVQVSGRLNGAEIARTEWTREGRVPLHTLRADIDYAYRTAKTIYGILGVKVWIFKGEIIPGQEQEPTPAAQPRRQQQRRRRQNFEDRSE; from the coding sequence ATTACCCAAGAGCATCGTTCCCGTTGGTATGCCGATGCCAAGCGCTATCCCGAACTTTTGCAAGAAGACCACAAAATTCGGCAGTTTGTTGAGAGAACTCTCAGCAATGCTGGTATTGCAGCAGTGCGAATTGAGCGCAAAGCCGATCAGATAGATTTAGAAATCCATACAGCTCGTCCTGGCGTAGTTGTGGGTAGAGGCGGTGCAGGCATTGAACAACTGCGTGCCGGTCTTGTACAAGAACTGGGCAGCGGCAGCCGTCAGATTCGCATTAACGTTGTGGAAGTACAACGGGTTGATGCCGATGCAGGGCTGATTGCTGAGTACATTGCCCAACAGCTAGAGAGACGGGTTTCCTTCCGGAGAGTCGTGCGTCAGGCAATTCAACGCGCCCAACGCGCTGAAGTTCAAGGAATTAAAGTGCAGGTAAGCGGTCGGTTAAATGGGGCGGAAATTGCCCGAACCGAATGGACGAGAGAAGGCAGAGTACCTCTGCATACCCTCCGCGCAGACATTGATTATGCTTACCGGACAGCCAAAACCATCTACGGAATTCTTGGCGTCAAAGTTTGGATCTTCAAAGGGGAAATAATTCCCGGTCAGGAACAAGAGCCTACTCCTGCGGCTCAACCACGCCGTCAACAACAGCGTCGCCGCCGTCAGAATTTTGAAGACCGTTCTGAATAA
- the rplN gene encoding 50S ribosomal protein L14 has protein sequence MIQPQSYLNVADNSGARKLMCIRVLGAGNRRYGGVGDVIIAVVKDAIPNMAVKKSDVVRAVIVRTRKGMRRDSGMSIRFDDNAAVIINADNNPRGTRVFGPVARELRDKNFTKIVSLAPEVL, from the coding sequence GTGATACAACCCCAATCCTACCTAAATGTCGCTGACAATAGCGGGGCACGAAAATTGATGTGCATCCGCGTCTTGGGTGCCGGGAACCGTCGCTATGGCGGCGTTGGCGACGTGATCATCGCCGTTGTCAAAGATGCTATTCCTAATATGGCGGTAAAAAAATCAGACGTAGTGCGAGCTGTGATCGTCCGCACCCGCAAGGGTATGCGCCGCGATAGCGGTATGAGCATTCGTTTCGACGACAATGCTGCCGTAATTATCAACGCAGACAACAACCCCAGAGGAACTCGCGTTTTCGGTCCTGTTGCGCGTGAGCTGCGCGATAAGAACTTCACCAAAATTGTTTCTTTAGCTCCCGAGGTACTCTGA
- the rplX gene encoding 50S ribosomal protein L24 has translation MAKQYKTAKTKTTVRHKMHVKKGDTVQVISGKDKDKVGEILRTLPKLSKVIVKGVNIITKHVKPQQEGESGQIITLEAPVHSSNVMLYSTKEKVASRVCYTFTEDGRKVRMLKKTGEIIDK, from the coding sequence ATGGCAAAACAATATAAAACTGCCAAAACCAAAACTACTGTACGCCATAAAATGCACGTCAAAAAAGGCGATACGGTACAGGTGATTTCTGGTAAAGATAAAGACAAGGTAGGTGAAATCCTCCGGACGTTACCAAAACTCAGTAAGGTGATTGTCAAAGGGGTTAACATCATAACCAAGCACGTCAAACCTCAACAAGAAGGAGAATCCGGCCAAATCATCACTTTGGAGGCTCCTGTCCACAGTTCAAACGTTATGCTTTATTCCACGAAAGAGAAGGTAGCCAGCCGTGTCTGTTACACCTTTACGGAAGATGGGCGTAAGGTGCGGATGCTGAAGAAAACTGGTGAGATCATCGACAAATAA
- the rpsH gene encoding 30S ribosomal protein S8, with protein MAANDTIADMLTRIRNAGLSRHQTTEVPATKMTRSIAQVLKEEGFIGEFEEVGEGVKRNLAITLKYKGKNRQPLINALKRVSKPGLRVYSNRKELPRVLGGIGIAIISTSSGIMTDRQARRQGVGGEVLCYIW; from the coding sequence ATGGCGGCGAACGACACAATTGCAGATATGCTGACCCGCATTCGGAATGCAGGTTTATCGCGGCATCAAACAACAGAAGTACCGGCAACAAAAATGACCCGCAGCATTGCCCAAGTACTCAAGGAAGAAGGCTTCATTGGTGAGTTTGAAGAAGTTGGCGAAGGCGTCAAGCGAAATTTGGCGATCACCCTCAAATACAAGGGCAAGAACCGCCAACCGCTGATTAACGCCTTGAAGCGAGTTAGCAAACCCGGTTTGCGGGTTTACTCCAACCGCAAAGAATTACCCCGCGTGCTGGGAGGTATCGGAATTGCAATTATTTCTACCTCCAGTGGCATTATGACGGATCGTCAAGCGCGGCGTCAGGGTGTAGGTGGGGAAGTGCTGTGCTACATTTGGTAG
- the rpsE gene encoding 30S ribosomal protein S5, producing MDANRTPRDKDKSQGKERRKSSARKEKESTFQERVIQIRRVSKVVKGGKKLSFRAIVVVGNERGQVGVGVGKASDVIGAVRKGVADGKKHLIDVPLTKSNSIPHPINGDGGGAKVMMRPAAPGTGVIAGGAVRTVLELAGVRNILAKQLGSNNPLNNARAAVNALSTLRTFADVAEERGISIENLYA from the coding sequence ATGGACGCAAATCGCACTCCTAGAGATAAAGACAAAAGCCAGGGCAAAGAGCGTCGCAAAAGCTCTGCCCGCAAAGAAAAGGAAAGCACCTTTCAAGAGCGCGTGATCCAAATACGTCGCGTCAGCAAGGTTGTTAAAGGTGGAAAAAAACTCAGCTTCCGTGCGATCGTTGTCGTTGGTAACGAACGTGGGCAGGTGGGTGTTGGAGTCGGTAAAGCTAGCGATGTTATTGGGGCAGTACGCAAAGGCGTCGCAGACGGCAAAAAGCACTTAATTGATGTTCCTTTAACTAAGTCCAATTCCATTCCCCATCCAATTAACGGTGATGGTGGAGGTGCAAAAGTAATGATGCGCCCCGCCGCACCTGGAACTGGGGTTATTGCAGGTGGAGCAGTGCGAACGGTGCTGGAATTAGCTGGTGTTCGCAATATTTTGGCCAAACAGTTGGGTTCAAATAATCCATTGAACAACGCTAGAGCTGCCGTTAATGCCCTTTCCACACTACGCACATTTGCTGATGTGGCTGAAGAACGTGGCATTTCCATCGAAAACCTATACGCTTAA